From a single Kitasatospora azatica KCTC 9699 genomic region:
- a CDS encoding NADH-quinone oxidoreductase subunit D — MSTLRETVVGVGAGVENTATDMVLNIGPQHPATHGVLRLKLVLDGERIVSAEPIIGYMHRGAEKLFEARDYRQIIMLANRHDWLSAFANELGVVLAVERMLGMEVPERAVWTRTLLAELNRVLNHLMFIGSYPLELGGITPVFYAFTSREELQHVLEEASGGRMHYMFNRVGGLKEDLPAGWLGRVRAAVAAVRAQLPVYQDLVLGNEIFRARTAGVGVLSAEHVKAYGVTGPIARASGVDFDLRRDEPYLAYGELQDVLTVAVREEGDCLARFECLLEQTENSLDLADACLDRLAGLPAGPVNLRLPKVLKAPEGETYAWTENPLGVNGYYLVSRGDKTPWRLKLRSASFNNIQALTELLPGTLVADMVAILGSMFFVVGDIDK; from the coding sequence ATGAGCACTCTCAGGGAGACCGTGGTCGGCGTCGGCGCCGGTGTGGAGAACACCGCGACCGACATGGTGCTGAACATCGGCCCGCAGCACCCGGCCACCCATGGCGTGCTGCGGCTCAAGCTGGTGCTGGACGGGGAACGGATCGTCTCGGCCGAGCCGATCATCGGCTACATGCACCGCGGCGCCGAGAAGCTCTTCGAGGCCCGGGACTACCGGCAGATCATCATGCTGGCCAACCGGCACGACTGGCTCTCCGCCTTCGCCAACGAACTGGGCGTGGTGCTCGCCGTCGAGCGGATGCTCGGCATGGAGGTCCCCGAGCGCGCGGTCTGGACCCGGACCCTGCTCGCCGAGCTCAACCGGGTGCTCAACCACCTGATGTTCATCGGCTCCTACCCGCTGGAGCTGGGCGGCATCACCCCGGTCTTCTACGCCTTCACCAGCCGCGAGGAGCTCCAGCACGTGCTGGAGGAGGCCAGCGGCGGCCGGATGCACTACATGTTCAACCGGGTCGGCGGCCTCAAGGAGGACCTGCCGGCCGGCTGGCTGGGCCGGGTCCGGGCGGCCGTCGCCGCCGTGCGCGCCCAGCTGCCGGTCTACCAGGACCTGGTGCTCGGCAACGAGATCTTCCGGGCCCGCACCGCCGGGGTCGGCGTGCTCTCCGCCGAGCACGTGAAGGCCTACGGCGTCACCGGGCCGATCGCCCGGGCCAGCGGCGTCGACTTCGACCTGCGCCGGGACGAGCCCTACCTGGCCTACGGCGAGCTGCAGGACGTGCTCACCGTGGCGGTCCGCGAGGAGGGCGACTGCCTGGCCCGGTTCGAGTGCCTGCTCGAGCAGACCGAGAACTCGCTGGACCTGGCCGACGCCTGCCTGGACCGGCTGGCCGGCCTGCCCGCCGGGCCGGTCAACCTGCGGCTGCCCAAGGTGCTGAAGGCCCCCGAGGGCGAGACCTACGCCTGGACCGAGAACCCGCTCGGGGTCAACGGCTACTACCTGGTCTCGCGCGGCGACAAGACGCCGTGGCGGCTCAAGCTCCGCTCGGCGTCCTTCAACAACATCCAGGCGCTCACCGAGCTGCTGCCCGGCACCCTGGTGGCGGACATGGTGGCGATCCTGGGGTCGATGTTCTTCGTGGTCGGCGACATCGACAAGTAG
- a CDS encoding alpha/beta fold hydrolase, whose translation MTISHRRLGAGEHKVIVLHDWFGTTAGWGPFLDYLDRTSFGYAMLDYRGYGDRVDVPGDFTLDEIAADVLALADELGWDRFSLVGHSMGAKAAQLVLALAPERVRKLAGVTPVPAARYPLEGEADELFHAAPQNPVARRMILDLVTGQRANAVWLDRMVARSTATSRVDAFAAYLEEWTGQDYTEKLTGLTLPVKVFVGEHDLALTPELMRDTWLQLFPQAELEVLPAAGHYPQYETPVHFATALESFLRA comes from the coding sequence ATGACGATCAGTCACCGCCGCCTGGGTGCCGGCGAGCACAAGGTCATCGTCCTGCACGACTGGTTCGGCACCACCGCCGGCTGGGGCCCGTTCCTGGACTACCTGGACCGCACCAGCTTCGGCTACGCGATGCTCGACTACCGCGGCTACGGCGACCGGGTCGACGTGCCCGGCGACTTCACGCTCGACGAGATCGCCGCGGACGTGCTGGCGCTCGCCGACGAACTGGGCTGGGACCGCTTCTCGCTGGTCGGGCACTCGATGGGGGCCAAGGCCGCGCAGCTGGTGCTGGCGCTGGCACCGGAGCGGGTGCGCAAGCTGGCCGGGGTGACGCCGGTGCCGGCCGCCCGGTACCCGCTGGAGGGCGAGGCGGACGAACTGTTCCACGCCGCCCCGCAGAACCCGGTGGCCCGCCGGATGATCCTCGACCTGGTCACCGGGCAGCGGGCGAACGCCGTGTGGCTGGACCGGATGGTGGCCCGCTCCACCGCCACTTCCCGGGTGGACGCCTTCGCCGCGTACCTGGAGGAGTGGACCGGCCAGGACTACACCGAGAAGCTGACCGGCCTCACCCTGCCGGTCAAGGTCTTCGTCGGCGAGCACGACCTGGCGCTCACCCCCGAGCTGATGCGCGACACCTGGCTGCAGCTCTTCCCGCAGGCCGAACTCGAGGTGCTGCCCGCCGCCGGCCACTACCCGCAGTACGAGACCCCGGTGCACTTCGCCACCGCCCTGGAGTCCTTCCTGCGCGCCTGA
- the panC gene encoding pantoate--beta-alanine ligase gives MARPKPAAKAPKARKTQLTHTVDDFESAFWPDERPVDNAVVMTMGALHEGHAALIRAARKAVGAEGRVAVTVFVNPLQFGANEDLDRYPRTLAADVRLAEESGADVVFAPLVEEVYPNGDPQVRLTAGPMGERFEGATRPGHFDGVLTVVAKLLHITDPDYAFFGEKDAQQLAIIQRMVADLDFDVEIVGVPTIREADGLALSSRNRYLSEAEREQALALSRALFAGRDAAAQGPAAVREAAAKVLDAADGLDLDYLALIDPHDFVEAADDFQGEAVLAAAAKVGSTRLIDNVRIIVR, from the coding sequence ATGGCCCGCCCCAAGCCCGCCGCCAAGGCTCCCAAAGCCCGAAAGACCCAGCTCACCCACACCGTGGACGACTTCGAGTCGGCCTTCTGGCCGGACGAGCGCCCGGTGGACAACGCGGTGGTGATGACCATGGGCGCGCTGCACGAGGGCCACGCCGCGCTGATCCGGGCGGCGCGCAAGGCGGTCGGCGCCGAGGGCCGGGTGGCCGTCACGGTCTTCGTCAACCCGCTGCAGTTCGGCGCGAACGAGGACCTGGACCGCTACCCGCGCACGCTGGCCGCCGACGTCCGGCTCGCCGAGGAGAGCGGTGCCGACGTGGTCTTCGCCCCGCTGGTCGAGGAGGTCTACCCGAACGGCGACCCGCAGGTCCGGCTGACCGCCGGCCCGATGGGCGAGCGGTTCGAGGGCGCCACCCGGCCCGGCCACTTCGACGGGGTGCTGACCGTGGTGGCCAAGCTGCTGCACATCACCGACCCCGACTACGCCTTCTTCGGCGAGAAGGACGCCCAGCAGCTGGCGATCATCCAGCGGATGGTGGCCGACCTCGACTTCGACGTGGAGATCGTCGGCGTGCCGACCATCCGCGAGGCCGACGGGCTGGCGCTGTCCTCCCGCAACCGCTACCTCTCCGAGGCCGAGCGCGAGCAAGCCCTGGCGCTCTCCCGGGCGCTGTTCGCCGGCCGCGACGCGGCGGCCCAGGGCCCGGCGGCGGTCCGCGAGGCGGCCGCGAAGGTCCTCGACGCGGCCGACGGCCTCGACCTCGACTACCTCGCCCTGATCGACCCGCACGACTTCGTCGAGGCGGCGGACGACTTCCAGGGCGAGGCGGTGCTGGCCGCTGCCGCCAAGGTGGGCTCGACCCGTCTCATCGACAACGTCCGCATCATTGTTCGGTAG
- a CDS encoding sensor histidine kinase, producing MHRLNAWLRGHPMVVDGAWASIVLFLFAVSNDTNAGSYRLTSILTALLIALLMVVRRRWPDVTVTAALLLGLAQVAANVDPSGSSIGYLVFVYTGAAFGRPWISRLALAGGLLSGPLTVHSFHKTSDGGPPGGNSFWGLAFTSALLSTPFVLCWAWGRLTRVRRAYLVELEDRAERLERERDAQAKVAVAAERARIARELHDVVAHNVSVMIVQADGAAYVMDNSPHQAKEALATIASTGRQALVEMRRLLGVLRSADAAEEYVPQPSVEELPELLEQVRTAGLPVEFSTSGEPRELPRGVELTVYRIVQEALTNVRKHGGPNVSARVAVDFGDRDLNVLIEDDGRGSTDEQLARGGADGQGHGLIGMRERIGMVSGSLDAGPRPGGGFRIRAVLPLKTAK from the coding sequence GTGCATCGACTGAACGCCTGGCTTCGCGGACACCCCATGGTGGTCGATGGCGCCTGGGCGTCCATCGTGCTCTTCCTCTTCGCCGTGTCCAACGACACCAACGCGGGCTCCTACCGGCTGACCAGCATCCTCACCGCGCTGCTGATCGCCCTCCTGATGGTGGTCCGCCGCCGCTGGCCGGACGTCACGGTGACCGCGGCGCTGCTGCTCGGCCTTGCCCAGGTGGCGGCCAACGTCGACCCGTCCGGCTCCTCCATCGGCTACCTGGTCTTCGTCTACACCGGGGCCGCCTTCGGCCGGCCGTGGATCTCCCGGCTGGCGCTGGCCGGCGGCCTGCTCTCCGGCCCGCTCACCGTGCACAGCTTCCACAAGACCTCGGACGGCGGCCCGCCCGGCGGCAACAGCTTCTGGGGCCTGGCCTTCACCTCCGCGCTGCTCTCCACCCCGTTCGTCCTCTGCTGGGCCTGGGGCCGACTCACCCGGGTGCGCCGGGCCTACCTGGTGGAGCTGGAGGACCGCGCCGAGCGGCTGGAACGCGAGCGGGACGCCCAGGCCAAGGTGGCGGTGGCCGCCGAGCGGGCCAGGATCGCCCGCGAACTGCACGACGTGGTGGCGCACAACGTCTCGGTGATGATCGTTCAGGCCGACGGCGCCGCCTACGTGATGGACAACTCCCCGCACCAGGCCAAGGAGGCGCTGGCCACCATCGCCTCCACCGGCCGCCAGGCGCTGGTCGAGATGCGCCGGCTGCTCGGCGTGCTGCGCAGCGCCGACGCCGCCGAGGAGTACGTGCCCCAGCCCAGCGTCGAGGAACTGCCGGAACTGCTGGAGCAGGTCCGCACCGCCGGGCTGCCGGTGGAGTTCTCCACCTCCGGCGAGCCGCGCGAACTGCCGCGCGGGGTCGAGCTGACGGTCTACCGGATCGTCCAGGAGGCGCTCACCAACGTCCGCAAGCACGGCGGGCCCAATGTGAGCGCCCGGGTCGCGGTGGACTTCGGCGACCGCGACCTCAACGTGCTGATCGAGGACGACGGGCGCGGCAGCACCGACGAACAGCTGGCCCGCGGCGGCGCCGACGGCCAGGGGCACGGTCTGATCGGGATGCGCGAGCGGATCGGTATGGTCAGCGGCAGCCTGGACGCCGGGCCGCGACCCGGCGGCGGTTTCCGGATCCGCGCCGTCCTGCCGCTCAAGACCGCCAAGTAG
- a CDS encoding Rossmann-like and DUF2520 domain-containing protein: MFDFPETDPRDPADRPARLAVGVVGTGRVGPALGAALQLAGHQVVAASGVSAVSRRRAEALLPGVRLVTPPQVLAAADLVLLTVPDDALADLVAGLAATGAIRPGQLLVHTSGAHGVGILAPATRVGALPLALHPAMTFTGTSVDLARLAGCPFGVTAPEEMRPVAEALVVEMGGEPEWVPEEVRALYHTALAHGANHLVTLVAQAMELLRTAGVAEPGRLLGPLLGAALDNSLRSGDAALTGPVARGDAGTVRRHLDQLSTVSPDIPAAYRAMAKATAQRALAHGTLKDEAAAALLDVLNEEN; the protein is encoded by the coding sequence GTGTTCGACTTCCCTGAGACCGACCCCCGCGACCCCGCCGACCGCCCCGCGCGCCTCGCCGTGGGCGTGGTCGGCACCGGCCGGGTCGGCCCCGCCCTGGGCGCCGCCCTGCAGCTGGCCGGCCACCAGGTGGTGGCCGCCTCCGGGGTCTCGGCGGTCTCCCGTCGTCGCGCCGAGGCGCTGCTGCCCGGGGTCCGGCTGGTGACGCCCCCGCAGGTGCTGGCCGCCGCCGACCTGGTGCTGCTGACCGTGCCGGACGACGCGCTGGCCGACCTGGTCGCCGGCCTGGCCGCCACCGGCGCGATCCGCCCCGGCCAGCTGCTGGTGCACACCTCCGGCGCGCACGGCGTCGGCATCCTGGCTCCCGCCACCCGGGTCGGCGCGCTGCCGCTGGCCCTGCACCCGGCGATGACCTTCACCGGCACCTCGGTGGACCTGGCCCGCCTCGCCGGCTGCCCGTTCGGGGTGACCGCGCCCGAGGAGATGCGGCCGGTGGCCGAGGCCCTGGTGGTGGAGATGGGCGGCGAGCCCGAGTGGGTCCCCGAGGAGGTCCGCGCGCTCTACCACACCGCCCTGGCGCACGGCGCGAACCACCTGGTCACCCTGGTCGCCCAGGCGATGGAGCTGCTGCGGACGGCCGGTGTGGCCGAGCCGGGCCGGTTGCTCGGCCCGCTGCTCGGCGCCGCCCTGGACAACAGCCTGCGCTCCGGGGACGCCGCGCTGACCGGCCCGGTGGCCCGCGGCGATGCGGGGACGGTGCGCCGCCACCTGGACCAGCTCAGTACCGTGTCCCCGGACATCCCGGCCGCCTACCGGGCGATGGCGAAGGCCACCGCCCAGCGCGCGCTGGCGCACGGGACGCTGAAGGACGAAGCGGCGGCCGCGCTGCTGGACGTACTCAACGAGGAGAATTGA
- a CDS encoding SAM-dependent methyltransferase: MSWMRWRPAMEQALYGDGGFYRRPEGPAGHFRTSVHASPLFARAVGRLLLEVDEALGHPEEIALIDVGAGRGELVAQLAGLLPGRLRAYGVELAARPDGLPAEVRWTERVPAGAVGLLFANEWLDNVPLDLAERDGDGALRYLEVDASGQERLGGPLTPQDAGWAERWWPEGDRIELGRTRDEAWAAAVGSLERGLAVAVDYAHGKSDRPTFGTLTGFRNGREVSPVPDGGCDLTAHVALDAAAVPGIHSLWTTQREALRALGVDGTRPPLAQASSDPAGYVRALAAAGEAAELTASGGLGGFGWLVQAVRMPEPASLAGLPGWQTLEA, from the coding sequence ATGAGCTGGATGCGCTGGCGACCCGCCATGGAGCAGGCCCTGTACGGGGACGGGGGCTTCTACCGGCGTCCGGAGGGGCCGGCCGGGCACTTCAGGACCTCGGTGCACGCCTCGCCGCTGTTCGCCCGGGCGGTCGGCCGGCTACTGCTGGAGGTGGACGAGGCGCTCGGCCACCCCGAGGAGATCGCCCTGATCGACGTCGGGGCCGGTCGCGGCGAGCTGGTGGCGCAGCTGGCCGGTCTGCTGCCGGGTCGGCTGCGCGCCTACGGGGTGGAACTGGCGGCCCGCCCGGACGGGCTGCCGGCCGAGGTGCGGTGGACCGAGCGGGTGCCGGCCGGCGCGGTCGGGTTGCTGTTCGCCAACGAGTGGCTGGACAACGTGCCGCTGGACCTCGCCGAGCGGGACGGGGACGGGGCGCTGCGCTACCTGGAGGTCGACGCCTCGGGTCAGGAGCGGTTGGGCGGGCCGCTGACCCCGCAGGACGCCGGCTGGGCCGAGCGGTGGTGGCCCGAGGGCGACCGGATCGAGCTGGGCCGGACCAGGGACGAGGCCTGGGCGGCCGCGGTGGGCTCGCTGGAGCGCGGGCTCGCGGTGGCGGTGGATTACGCGCACGGGAAGTCGGATCGGCCGACTTTCGGCACCCTGACCGGCTTCCGGAACGGGCGCGAGGTGTCCCCCGTGCCGGACGGTGGCTGCGATCTGACCGCGCATGTCGCGCTGGACGCGGCGGCCGTGCCGGGTATCCACAGCCTGTGGACAACTCAGCGCGAGGCGCTGCGGGCGCTGGGTGTGGACGGGACCCGGCCGCCGCTCGCGCAGGCCTCCAGCGACCCGGCCGGATACGTCCGGGCGCTGGCCGCCGCGGGCGAGGCGGCGGAGCTGACCGCGAGCGGCGGGCTCGGCGGCTTCGGCTGGCTGGTCCAGGCCGTCCGCATGCCGGAACCGGCGAGCCTGGCGGGGCTGCCGGGGTGGCAGACTCTGGAGGCATGA
- a CDS encoding response regulator, producing MTIRVMLVDDQELLRTGFRMVLASQADIEIAAEAGDGAQAVEVLSGVPADAPIDVVLMDVRMPRLDGVQATRRICLDADGQPRPDAPKVLILTTFDLDEYAFAALKAGASGFLLKDVPPPELVAAIRSVHAGDAVVAPTTTRRMIDRFAEVLPAPQTPAGPPALEPLTEREREVFLLVAQGLSNSEIAAGLVLSEATVKTHVGRILAKLGLRDRVQAVVLAYEAGLVRAGGHG from the coding sequence GTGACGATCCGTGTGATGCTCGTCGACGACCAGGAGCTGCTGCGCACCGGGTTCCGGATGGTGCTGGCCTCCCAGGCCGACATCGAGATCGCCGCCGAGGCGGGCGACGGGGCGCAGGCCGTGGAGGTGCTCTCCGGTGTCCCGGCGGACGCCCCGATCGACGTGGTGCTGATGGACGTCCGGATGCCGCGGCTGGACGGGGTGCAGGCCACCCGGCGGATCTGCCTGGACGCCGACGGGCAGCCGCGGCCGGACGCGCCCAAGGTGCTCATCCTGACCACCTTCGACCTGGACGAGTACGCCTTCGCCGCGCTCAAGGCCGGGGCCAGCGGGTTCCTGCTGAAGGACGTGCCGCCGCCGGAGCTGGTGGCCGCGATCCGCTCGGTGCACGCGGGCGACGCGGTGGTGGCGCCGACCACCACCCGGCGGATGATCGACCGTTTCGCCGAGGTGCTGCCGGCGCCGCAGACCCCGGCCGGGCCGCCGGCCCTGGAGCCGCTCACCGAGCGGGAGCGGGAGGTCTTCCTGCTGGTCGCCCAGGGGCTGTCGAACAGCGAGATCGCGGCGGGCCTGGTCCTGTCCGAGGCCACCGTGAAGACCCACGTCGGCCGCATCCTGGCCAAGCTGGGCCTGCGCGACCGGGTCCAGGCCGTGGTCCTCGCCTACGAGGCCGGCCTGGTCCGCGCCGGCGGCCACGGTTAG